The nucleotide window TGGTGATGAGGTATCTAGCTAAGGTTGCCGGCCCTAGAACCATAGTGGTCGGTGCAACAGGGTGTATGTATGTAGCCAACACCACATATTATACTACGTCATGGGTGGTACCTTGGGTGCACACTCAGTTGGGTGGATCTGGTGCAGCAGCCTTGGGTACATCAGCAGCCCTTAGAGCCTTAATGAGGAAGGGTAAAATTAAGGAGGAACCCATCAACGTAATAGTGTTCTGCGGAGACCTGGGGTGCGCAGACATGGGTCTGTCTGGAGTATCCAATGCTATGACATATGACTATAACTTACTCATAGTGCTCTACGACAATGAGTCCTCGGCAAACACCGACATCCAGGAGACCAGTATGACGCCATACGGAGCACAAACATCCTTCAGCAGACCGGGTACAGCCAGAAGGATCATGAAGAGAAGATGGAAGAAAAGCGTAGTCCCCATGATAATTGCAGGACACCGAAACATTAGATACGCTGCAACTACCACACCTGCTTATCCATTGGATACGATGAACAAAATAAAGAAGGCCTTAGAGATAGGAGGACCAACGTTCATACACTCACTAGATCCCTGTCCAAAAGGATGGGATTACGATCCAATGTACTCTCACGAGTTGGGAACGCTATCTGTGGAGACTGGCTTATGGCCTCTATACGAATTTGTGGACGGTAAGCTCATCTATAACGAACCTACAAAGGGTATAGTAGAGGGCAGGGTGAAGAGAAAGCCCGTAAGGGAGTATCTGGAAAAGCAGGGTAGGTTCTCCCACTTTACTGAAGAGGACTATGAATATTTCCAGAAGATGGTCGATGAGATGTACACCTCATGGGAAATACCAGGTGTGATGCCAATTAAGTCGGTAATAAAGTAAACAGAATAATATCAAATAAATTTTTAAGTTATATTTTATTTTATCTTTGTTCAAAAGCTTTTAATTGGGGAGTAATTTTACCTCCATTATGAGGAGAGAAAATTTCATTATAATAGGATTTGTGACGATGTGCTTTAACTCACTATACCAGTACTCTTGGAACGCTCTCGAGCCACTTCTTAAGGCGGGTTTTAACGCCTCTCTAGTACAGATTTCCTTAGGATTTACTCTGTTTAGCATCTTCTCCTCCTTTTTTCAGCCAATAGGGGGACATTTCGCTGACAAAAACGGACCGAGGACGATAGGAATTATAGCTTCTGTTCTAGCCTCGTTGGGTTTCCTTGGAACTTACCTTTCCCCAACCATTTTATCGTTTTACGCATTTTGGTCCATAGGTAGTATAGGTGAGGGAATACTTTATGGGATAGCCGCCAACCTGGCTATAAAATGGTTTCTTGATAGGATGGGCTTCGCAACAGGTTTGGTTTCCATGGGATTTGGGCTTGGTTCGGTGATCGCAAATCCCCTTATCCTCTACGTAAATAACTATAGAGTGGTGACATTGACCATAGGGATAGCTGAGCTTGTCGTAATAACTTCACTCATGTTCCTCTCCTCATATCCTAAGTCAACCGGAGGGAGACCACCCGGAAAGGTGATCTTCAGCTCTAAGTTTTGGCTAATATACGTCTCCTTCGTCGGAGCCGTTATTCCTCTAACAACACTGTCTTCCCAGTTGGCTGTCCTGGGGGAGTCGTTACCCCATACCGAATTGGTCACTTTAATTTCGATTTTCCCGTTACTCAGTGGTGTCATGAGACCATTTTTTGGGAGAATAGCGGACCGAGTGGGAATAGTCAGGACCACGTTGATCCTCAACACGATCCTGACATTGGGATCGGTTCTCCTTCTGTTAAAGGAGATCGCGATCTCCTCCATTTTAATTGGTTTCGCTGGAGGTTCAATGATAACCCTATACTTCAATGTCGCAGGAGAGATATTTGGAACCAGATTCTCTACAGTTAACAGTGGAATTCTTTACACTGGAAAGGCGTTGGGAGGAGTGCTAGGTAGCACTCTCTTCGCCATCCTATATTCGATAAATTCAGAAATTTCTGATATCTACCTAGTCCTCACTGCTTTTATAGGAGTTCTTGCCCTTCTGCCCGTCTTTCCAAGTCGAGGAGGGAAGAGCTTACGGGGTTAATGATACCATTAATTCGTCCTCTGGGGGAACCTAAATTGATGGAAAAAGCACCATAAGTCTCTAGGTTTTTCCAGCAGCACCTGGCTAAAACTCACACGGTTAATTTTTTTGCAAAGACCTAGTTCACATGTTAACGAGATTCTAGATATTCCACTGGGGCATTAATCTAAAATTTAGTCATTTTACAATTCGCCCTCAAATGATATTGCCTATTATAATTATAGATTTAACGTTAATATGAACCTTATGCAACTGTTTAATGTTCTTATATTATAAAATCTTAAGAGATTTAGGTAACTATCGTTTCCAAAGATATTTATTAGGTATACACGATAATAAAATGGAAAAAATGGTAGAAAGTAGTAGATTTAGATCCCCTTACGGGGAATACACAATAGTGGTAGATAGCGCAGGGAGAAAGTATAGGGTAGGGGAGGATGTAAAGGACATAACGAAGAAGATATTGGGCTATCCAGTAGGCAGGAGGCTACTGCTTCTGGGCGCTTGGATGTCATTCTTCTTTGGGAGCGTGTTAGAGTATGGGTGGGGAACAGCATCAACTACTGTTATCTCTCATTACGGTTGGTCACTGGCTGAGGGGTTCTTCAACTACACGGCTTATGTATTTTTCCAAGCCACAATATGCGCAACTATTTTCCAATGGCTCAGGGAGAGGGGTCTAATAAGTCTAAGGAGATCTCTACTCTTCGGTGGAGCAATGTTAATGGTAGCTTACTACCTCTTCGCTAACTCCTTTCAGCCTTGGATAGCTTATGCTGGATATGCAGCTATAGGTGGTATCGGAGCTGGATTAGGTTACGCTACTGGAGGTGCTATCGTAAACAAATGGTTCCCAGAGAAAAGAGGATGGAGGCTAGGGCTTGCCAACGGCGCGTGGGCTTATGGGGCCGTCCCTTACATTTTATTATATATATTTGCATTTAACCAGAGCGACTTCCAGACTATTCTGTATATTACGGGTCTTACCATAGGAATAGGTCTAATGATAGCAGGACTAATTGTAGCTGATCCACCCAAGTATTGGTGGCCAAAGAACGTAGATCCCATAGCGGCAAGAGAGGCGAAGTTAAAGTCAAGGGAGCTAAAGGCAAATCCGCCAGCTGTAGCCCAGTGGACAGCTAGAGAGATGCTGGCTACACCTCAGGGTAAAGCTCAGATGATCTCGTTCACGCTTGCCTTAGCTGCATCTCTGTTCAATGTGTCCTTCTATGCACCCTTCGGAGCTGCCATGGGATTCGGGGGAGGTATAGCGTTTGCTGTGGGTGCTGCTGGTTTTGCCCTAACTGACGGTCTTGGAAGGCCTACTCAAGGATTTATTTCAAGTATCATAGGTAGAAGAAAGGCTCTAACTATATTCTACTCATTTATGGGGTTGGGAGGCTTAGGTGTACTTTACGCAGGTCTTGCTCACATTGCTTGGCTCTGGGCAATATTGGCTGTAGCGACGGGTGCTGTGTCCGGTGCATGTTTCGTTTTCGACTGGTTAGTAATAGCAGACTACTTCGGTGAGAACTACATTGGGAGAAACTGGAGCATCCCATATGCACTAAAAGTAGTTGGAGGGGCTTTCGGTGGAATTATTGCCGCTGTCATCCTAACTCTAGTCTCTGGTGGAACGTGGGCTGACGTAGTCACTAGCGCCCCAATAACCATAACAAACTTCGCTTGGTCTGTGGTGTTCTGGATTGGCGCGGCTTTCTCTTTGATAGCTGCGGCCTTAGTGTTCTTCGTTGAGAAACCTCCAACACTGGAGCAATACATTAAAGTCAGGCAAAAGCTCGGAGAGCCAATACCTCCTGAAATCCAACAAAGAGTGAAAGGAGGTTAAATTAGATGACCGAGAAAGATGAAGGGTACGTTATTCATAAAGGGCTCATAAACGTTTCAGATACTATAATCTATGTCCTAGGCTGGGTTATGCTACTTTTTGGTTTAGGTGTGGATGCAATAGGGGTTAACCTTCATTCGGCGCCTGTAGTTGCTGTAGGGATTGCCATAAACTGGGTGGGCATAATACTGGGCCTATTCAGCGGGGTTATAGGCAACAGGAAAATACCCGAAGGATATTCTGCTCATTGATGTAGAGAATACTAAAATTATTAAAGATAAACTTTTTTCATTTTATATAAATGAAATCATATTTACCTTTTCACCGTTTCGCTACTTGTAAAAATTTTCAGCTGAGTCGATGGGTAGTTGCAGATTTATCCAATAATAATGGAATTCTTTTGAGAAAATATTAAGAAACTTTAATATGTGGAGGACAATATATTTATAATATATGCAAGATGGAAAGGTGGATGAAATTGACCTGAAAATCTTGGGCAGACTGAGGTACAACGCTAAGTATACCCTCACGGCGTTGTCTAAGGAAATAGGTCTACCTGTAAGTACCATAAGATATAGAATAAAGAAGCTCGAAGAAAACGAGATCATTAAGGGGTACGTCCCGCTTATTGATAGGCTCAATCTAGGTTACAAGGTCTCCATAGTCATGGAAATAGACGCTATTCCGAAGTACATGGACAAGGTAGTGAATGAGATATCTCAATTCCCCTCCATAGTAAGGGTATACGGGATGGATAGCGGCCCTAGGCTGCACGTCCATGCAGTGTTTAAGGAAGAGGAGGAAGCTTACAGTTTTATCTCAAATAGACTATATAATATAAAGGGCATCAATTCAGTGGACACATCCAAGATCATTAGAAGGTACAAAATCGATCCATCAATACTTCTGTAGTGAGATAAGAATACGGGGTACGTACCTGCCTCAATGACAGAAGTCTTCTACTAAAAATTAATAGCCTTTAGGCTTTGATAAAAAGCGGTGTAGGAAACTTTTCCCTTCTCGTAGGAGAGAACGACAAACCTCGCCCTTTAGGGTGGGAAGAAGTCAGCTGTGAGTCTTGACCTTAAATGTTTCAATCACATTCAAATCCTTCTTCCAATCCCTAACTACATTCATGAGTTGATTCAGAGTCGGAAGAATTGATTTCAGAGAATGAGGAAAATGGGGAATAGGTGATCTCCTCACCTCCAAGTTAAAATCAACTAGGATAGGAGCTTCTAGAGAGTTAAAACTTTTCTTCACTCCTGGACTTTAACATTTAAAATCTACATGAAAATCAAGCTATATAAATTATAAAGAAAACATATATAGTTCCAATATGAAGATGGATAATCATGAAAAGAGTAGGAATAATTGGTGTAGGAGCCTCCAAGTTTGGTAGGAGGGATGACGTATCAGTTAGAGAACTGGCGTGGGAGTCCATAAAGGAAGCAATGGAGGATGCAGGTGTGACGCAGAGAGACGTTCAACTGGTTGTGGCTGGCAGCACAGCGTATAGAGGAGTAGAACTGTATCCTGCTCCACCAGTGTCTGAGTACTCATCCCTGCTTGGGAAAACTCCGATTAGAGTTGAGGCAGCATGTGCCACTGGATCTGCCGCATCTTTCTCCGCTGTAAACGCTGTGGCATCCGGGGTTGCTGATGTAGCCCTGGCTGTAGGATTCGATAAGATGACTGAAGTTGACACTGCCACTTCGTTAGCCATAGGAGGGAGGGGAGGAAACTATCAGTGGGAGTTTCATATGTACGGGACGACTTTCCCTTCGTATTATGCGCTTTACGCTACAAGACACATGGCAGTTTACGGAACCACAGAGGAGGACATGGCCTTAGCATCTGTTAAGGCGCATAAGTACGCTTCGCTGAACGAAAAGGCTCACCTAAGAAATAGGGTTACAGTCGAAGACGTGCTTAAATCTAGGGTTATATCCTGGCCCATAAAGCTCCTGGACTCGTCCCCCATAAGCGACGGTTCCTCCGCGGTCATATTTGCGTCGGAGGAGAAGATAAGGGAGCTCAAAATAGATACCCCAGTTTGGATTGAGGCCATAGGTTATGGGAGCGATACCTCCTCCATTGCCAGAAGGGGGGAGTGGACCAGCCTCAGAGCCTCGAGGGATGCGGCGGCCATGGCTTACTCTAGAAGCGGAAGGTCTCCCACTGAGATAGAGTACGCAACTGTTCATGACTGTTTTACCATTGCTGAAATAATGGCTTACGAAGACCTAGGTTTCGCGGAGAGGGGCAAGGGCGCCTCTCTCTTAAGGGAAGGACAGACGGAGAAGGACGGTAGGGTAGCTGTAAATCTCTTTGGTGGGTTGAAAGCAAAGGGTCATCCCTTAGGAGCCACTGGATTGGCGATGCTATATGAGGTAACTAAACAGTTAAGGGAGGAAGCGGGCCCTGTTCAACACCAGTTCAAGAATTACGTAGCCCTTACCCACAACGTAGGGGGGACTGGACATTACGCGTACGTAACAGTCCTTTCAAGGTGATGTGAAATGGACGGAATACCCCTGGAGCTAAGGTATTCTCTCCCAGAGAAAGGATATGAGAGGTTCTGGGAGGGGTTAAAAAGGGGAGAAATATGGGCGACGAAGTGCGATAAATGTGGAGTAGTGTACTACCCGCCCCAAGTTGACTGCACCAACTGCATGACAAAAACGGAATGGGTTAAACTGGGGAATAAAGGCAAGATCATGACCTACACTGTCGTGAAGGCGAAACCTCAAGGTTACGACAAATTGGAGGACTACGTCATAGGAATTGTGAAAACGGAGGAGGGAGTGGACTTGATGTGTTGGATTAAAGGGAGACCGAAGGTAAATGATACCGTTACCTTAACCACAGATGGAATGAGAGTCATAGGTGAGACCAATGCTCTATGACGAGACAGATCCCAGGGCTTTAACAAGAGAGGAGATAGAACAGGTTCAGTTATTTAGACTAAGGAGAGCCGTAAAGAGGGCTTACGAGTTTAGTCCGTTTTACAGGAAGCTCTTCAAGGAGAAGAACTTGACACCAGATGACGTTAAGACCAGGGAGGACTTGAGGAAGCTACCGTTTACCACTAAGGGAGATTTAAGGGAGAGGGGGTACCCCTACGGTGGAGAGTTCCTAACTGTCAACCTAGATGAAATAGTGGGCTGGCACATGACGAGTGGGACAACTGGCGTTCCCACAGTCGGAGCTTACACAGCAAATGACGTTGAGCTATGGGCTAATCTAGTAGCCAGGAGCCTGAGGACAGCTGGCGTATCCAGGAAGGACATAATCGCAAACATTTACGGATACGGTCTGTTCACTGGAGGTCTGGGATTGCACATAGGCGCCCAGAAGATAGGTGCTAAGGTGATACCCTGGAGCACAGGGAGGACTGAAGCCCTCGTGAAGACGCTAAAGGACTTCAAGGCAACGGT belongs to Metallosphaera tengchongensis and includes:
- a CDS encoding thiamine pyrophosphate-dependent enzyme — its product is MYKSIIKTMKDVPLEEFYTSGHRTCQGCESAMVMRYLAKVAGPRTIVVGATGCMYVANTTYYTTSWVVPWVHTQLGGSGAAALGTSAALRALMRKGKIKEEPINVIVFCGDLGCADMGLSGVSNAMTYDYNLLIVLYDNESSANTDIQETSMTPYGAQTSFSRPGTARRIMKRRWKKSVVPMIIAGHRNIRYAATTTPAYPLDTMNKIKKALEIGGPTFIHSLDPCPKGWDYDPMYSHELGTLSVETGLWPLYEFVDGKLIYNEPTKGIVEGRVKRKPVREYLEKQGRFSHFTEEDYEYFQKMVDEMYTSWEIPGVMPIKSVIK
- a CDS encoding MFS transporter, coding for MRRENFIIIGFVTMCFNSLYQYSWNALEPLLKAGFNASLVQISLGFTLFSIFSSFFQPIGGHFADKNGPRTIGIIASVLASLGFLGTYLSPTILSFYAFWSIGSIGEGILYGIAANLAIKWFLDRMGFATGLVSMGFGLGSVIANPLILYVNNYRVVTLTIGIAELVVITSLMFLSSYPKSTGGRPPGKVIFSSKFWLIYVSFVGAVIPLTTLSSQLAVLGESLPHTELVTLISIFPLLSGVMRPFFGRIADRVGIVRTTLILNTILTLGSVLLLLKEIAISSILIGFAGGSMITLYFNVAGEIFGTRFSTVNSGILYTGKALGGVLGSTLFAILYSINSEISDIYLVLTAFIGVLALLPVFPSRGGKSLRG
- a CDS encoding MFS transporter; its protein translation is MEKMVESSRFRSPYGEYTIVVDSAGRKYRVGEDVKDITKKILGYPVGRRLLLLGAWMSFFFGSVLEYGWGTASTTVISHYGWSLAEGFFNYTAYVFFQATICATIFQWLRERGLISLRRSLLFGGAMLMVAYYLFANSFQPWIAYAGYAAIGGIGAGLGYATGGAIVNKWFPEKRGWRLGLANGAWAYGAVPYILLYIFAFNQSDFQTILYITGLTIGIGLMIAGLIVADPPKYWWPKNVDPIAAREAKLKSRELKANPPAVAQWTAREMLATPQGKAQMISFTLALAASLFNVSFYAPFGAAMGFGGGIAFAVGAAGFALTDGLGRPTQGFISSIIGRRKALTIFYSFMGLGGLGVLYAGLAHIAWLWAILAVATGAVSGACFVFDWLVIADYFGENYIGRNWSIPYALKVVGGAFGGIIAAVILTLVSGGTWADVVTSAPITITNFAWSVVFWIGAAFSLIAAALVFFVEKPPTLEQYIKVRQKLGEPIPPEIQQRVKGG
- a CDS encoding Lrp/AsnC family transcriptional regulator, which gives rise to MQDGKVDEIDLKILGRLRYNAKYTLTALSKEIGLPVSTIRYRIKKLEENEIIKGYVPLIDRLNLGYKVSIVMEIDAIPKYMDKVVNEISQFPSIVRVYGMDSGPRLHVHAVFKEEEEAYSFISNRLYNIKGINSVDTSKIIRRYKIDPSILL
- a CDS encoding thiolase domain-containing protein; protein product: MMKRVGIIGVGASKFGRRDDVSVRELAWESIKEAMEDAGVTQRDVQLVVAGSTAYRGVELYPAPPVSEYSSLLGKTPIRVEAACATGSAASFSAVNAVASGVADVALAVGFDKMTEVDTATSLAIGGRGGNYQWEFHMYGTTFPSYYALYATRHMAVYGTTEEDMALASVKAHKYASLNEKAHLRNRVTVEDVLKSRVISWPIKLLDSSPISDGSSAVIFASEEKIRELKIDTPVWIEAIGYGSDTSSIARRGEWTSLRASRDAAAMAYSRSGRSPTEIEYATVHDCFTIAEIMAYEDLGFAERGKGASLLREGQTEKDGRVAVNLFGGLKAKGHPLGATGLAMLYEVTKQLREEAGPVQHQFKNYVALTHNVGGTGHYAYVTVLSR
- a CDS encoding Zn-ribbon domain-containing OB-fold protein; this translates as MDGIPLELRYSLPEKGYERFWEGLKRGEIWATKCDKCGVVYYPPQVDCTNCMTKTEWVKLGNKGKIMTYTVVKAKPQGYDKLEDYVIGIVKTEEGVDLMCWIKGRPKVNDTVTLTTDGMRVIGETNAL